The Prinia subflava isolate CZ2003 ecotype Zambia chromosome 15, Cam_Psub_1.2, whole genome shotgun sequence genome contains a region encoding:
- the GABPB1 gene encoding GA-binding protein subunit beta-1 isoform X1: MSLVDLGKKLLEAARAGQDDEVRILMANGAPFTTDWLGTSPLHLAAQYGHYSTTEVLLRAGVSRDARTKVDRTPLHMAASEGHASIVEVLLKHGADVNAKDMLKMTALHWATEHHHQEVVELLIKYGADVHAQSKFCKTALDIAVDNGNEDIAEILQIAMQNQINTNPESPDTVTIHAATPQFIIGPGGVVNLTGLVSPANTSYAADETGVSAVQFGNSSTSVLATLAALAEASAPLSNSSETPVVATEEVVTAESVDGAIQQVVSSGGQQVITIVTDGIQLGNLHSIPTSGIGQPIIVTMPDGQQVLTVPATDIAEETVISEEPPVKRQCIEIVENRVESAEIEERETLQKQLDEANREAQKYRQQLLKKEQEAEAYRQKLEAMNRLQTNKEAV; the protein is encoded by the exons ATGTCACTAGTAGATTTGGGAAAGAAACTTTTAGAAGCTGCACGAGCAGGTCAAGATGATGAAGTTCGCATTTTGATGGCAAATGGAGCACCTTTTACCACAGACTGG CTGGGAACATCTCCACTTCATCTAGCAGCACAGTATGGACACTACTCCACCACAGAGGTGTTGCTGCGAGCAGGCGTGAGCCGGGATGCCAGAACCAAAGTGGACAGAACTCCATTACATATGGCAGCATCAGAAGGCCATGCCAGCATAGTAGAAGTGTTACTTAAG CATGGTGCTGATGTCAATGCGAAGGACATGCTCAAAATGACTGCACTTCACTGGGCTACTGAGCATCACCACCAAGAAGTTGTGGAACTCTTGATAAAGTATGGAGCTGATGTTCATGCTCAGAGTAAATTTTGCAAAACGGCATTAGATATTGCAGTAGACAATGGAAATGAAGACATTGCAGAAATATTACAG ATTGCAATGCAGAACCAAATCAACACGAACCCCGAGAGCCCGGACACTGTGACGATACACGCGGCCACACCGCAGTTCATCATTGGACCTGGAGGGGTGGTGAACCTAACAGGTCTGGTATCTCCTGCAAATACATCCTATGCAGCAG ATGAAACAGGAGTGTCTGCTGTACAGTTTGGAAATTCATCAACATCAGTATTAGCTACGTTGGCAGCTTTAGCAGAAGCATCAGCTCCACTGTCTAATTCTTCAGAAACACCAG TTGTGGCCACAGAAGAAGTTGTGACTGCAGAGTCTGTGGATGGGGCCATTCAGCAGGTGGTCAGCTCTGGAGGCCAGCAGGTTATTACCATAGTCACAGACGGCATCCAGCTGGGTAACCTGCATTCCATTCCAACCAGTGGCATAGGGCAGCCCATCATTGTGACCATGCCAGATGGGCAGCAAG TATTAACAGTCCCAGCAACAGATATTGCTGAAGAAACTGTGATAAGTGAAGAACCGCCAGTGAAGAGACAGTGCATTGAGATTGTTGAAAATCGTGTGGAGTCTGCAGAAATAGAA GAAAGAGAAACTCTTCAGAAACAGCTGGATGAGGCAAACAGAGAAGCACAAAAATACCGTCAGCAGCTTCTAAAGAAGGAACAAGAAGCAGAGGCCTATCGGCAGAAGTTAGAGGCAATGAACCGCCTCCAGACTAATAAGGAAGctgtttaa
- the GABPB1 gene encoding GA-binding protein subunit beta-1 isoform X2, whose amino-acid sequence MSLVDLGKKLLEAARAGQDDEVRILMANGAPFTTDWLGTSPLHLAAQYGHYSTTEVLLRAGVSRDARTKVDRTPLHMAASEGHASIVEVLLKHGADVNAKDMLKMTALHWATEHHHQEVVELLIKYGADVHAQSKFCKTALDIAVDNGNEDIAEILQIAMQNQINTNPESPDTVTIHAATPQFIIGPGGVVNLTDETGVSAVQFGNSSTSVLATLAALAEASAPLSNSSETPVVATEEVVTAESVDGAIQQVVSSGGQQVITIVTDGIQLGNLHSIPTSGIGQPIIVTMPDGQQVLTVPATDIAEETVISEEPPVKRQCIEIVENRVESAEIEERETLQKQLDEANREAQKYRQQLLKKEQEAEAYRQKLEAMNRLQTNKEAV is encoded by the exons ATGTCACTAGTAGATTTGGGAAAGAAACTTTTAGAAGCTGCACGAGCAGGTCAAGATGATGAAGTTCGCATTTTGATGGCAAATGGAGCACCTTTTACCACAGACTGG CTGGGAACATCTCCACTTCATCTAGCAGCACAGTATGGACACTACTCCACCACAGAGGTGTTGCTGCGAGCAGGCGTGAGCCGGGATGCCAGAACCAAAGTGGACAGAACTCCATTACATATGGCAGCATCAGAAGGCCATGCCAGCATAGTAGAAGTGTTACTTAAG CATGGTGCTGATGTCAATGCGAAGGACATGCTCAAAATGACTGCACTTCACTGGGCTACTGAGCATCACCACCAAGAAGTTGTGGAACTCTTGATAAAGTATGGAGCTGATGTTCATGCTCAGAGTAAATTTTGCAAAACGGCATTAGATATTGCAGTAGACAATGGAAATGAAGACATTGCAGAAATATTACAG ATTGCAATGCAGAACCAAATCAACACGAACCCCGAGAGCCCGGACACTGTGACGATACACGCGGCCACACCGCAGTTCATCATTGGACCTGGAGGGGTGGTGAACCTAACAG ATGAAACAGGAGTGTCTGCTGTACAGTTTGGAAATTCATCAACATCAGTATTAGCTACGTTGGCAGCTTTAGCAGAAGCATCAGCTCCACTGTCTAATTCTTCAGAAACACCAG TTGTGGCCACAGAAGAAGTTGTGACTGCAGAGTCTGTGGATGGGGCCATTCAGCAGGTGGTCAGCTCTGGAGGCCAGCAGGTTATTACCATAGTCACAGACGGCATCCAGCTGGGTAACCTGCATTCCATTCCAACCAGTGGCATAGGGCAGCCCATCATTGTGACCATGCCAGATGGGCAGCAAG TATTAACAGTCCCAGCAACAGATATTGCTGAAGAAACTGTGATAAGTGAAGAACCGCCAGTGAAGAGACAGTGCATTGAGATTGTTGAAAATCGTGTGGAGTCTGCAGAAATAGAA GAAAGAGAAACTCTTCAGAAACAGCTGGATGAGGCAAACAGAGAAGCACAAAAATACCGTCAGCAGCTTCTAAAGAAGGAACAAGAAGCAGAGGCCTATCGGCAGAAGTTAGAGGCAATGAACCGCCTCCAGACTAATAAGGAAGctgtttaa